From the genome of Acidobacteriota bacterium, one region includes:
- a CDS encoding NAD-dependent epimerase/dehydratase family protein yields the protein MKVLVIGGTRFIGVRVVRRLIEEGTDVAVFHRGHPSQDKSEIPVSVKQILGDRAALSSFASEFARIAPDVVLDMICYNEREAETLMHTFKGLARRLIVVSSMDVYRAYGCLLGLESAPPDPLPLNEDSPLRESRFPYRGQAKGPGDMAFDYDKIPVEQVVMGDPDLPGTVLRLPAVYGPGDHRAFEHVKRMADGRRVILLEENHARWRWARGYVDNVAAAIAVAVADDRAAGRIYNAGEPDALTESEWVRSIGRAAGWQGDVVALPKASMPEHLAVHYNFDYHLYGASSRIRKELGYAEHIARDEAMKETVEWERTHPPDQVDPSRFDYAAEDAALEKIAEARR from the coding sequence ATGAAAGTGCTCGTCATCGGCGGAACCCGCTTCATAGGCGTCCGGGTCGTGCGGCGCCTGATTGAAGAGGGCACTGATGTTGCCGTCTTTCATCGGGGTCATCCAAGTCAGGACAAATCCGAAATACCTGTTTCGGTGAAGCAGATTCTGGGCGACCGCGCCGCTCTATCAAGCTTTGCTTCTGAGTTCGCGCGAATCGCGCCCGACGTGGTGCTGGACATGATCTGCTACAACGAGCGAGAGGCCGAGACTTTGATGCACACGTTCAAAGGCCTTGCGCGGCGGTTGATTGTGGTCAGCAGCATGGATGTCTATCGAGCTTATGGGTGCTTGCTGGGTCTTGAATCTGCTCCGCCTGATCCGCTTCCTTTGAACGAAGATTCGCCGCTTCGCGAAAGCCGCTTTCCTTACCGGGGGCAGGCGAAGGGTCCCGGCGATATGGCTTTCGACTACGACAAGATTCCTGTGGAACAAGTCGTGATGGGTGACCCCGATTTGCCGGGCACGGTGTTGCGCTTACCAGCGGTGTACGGTCCCGGCGACCATCGCGCGTTCGAGCATGTGAAGCGAATGGCGGATGGCCGTCGAGTTATTCTCCTTGAAGAGAATCACGCGCGATGGCGTTGGGCTCGAGGCTACGTTGACAACGTCGCCGCTGCTATAGCGGTTGCCGTCGCCGATGATCGGGCCGCCGGCCGCATCTACAACGCCGGGGAACCGGATGCGCTGACGGAATCAGAATGGGTTCGCAGCATTGGCCGCGCGGCTGGGTGGCAAGGCGATGTCGTTGCCCTGCCGAAAGCGTCGATGCCTGAACATCTCGCTGTTCATTACAACTTCGATTATCACCTTTACGGCGCCTCGAGCAGGATCAGAAAAGAACTCGGGTACGCTGAGCACATCGCGCGCGATGAAGCTATGAAAGAAACCGTCGAGTGGGAACGCACACACCCTCCGGATCAAGTGGACCCAAGCCGCTTCGACTACGCAGCAGAGGATGCGGCATTAGAGAAGATTGCTGAAGCGAGACGCTGA
- a CDS encoding SpoIID/LytB domain-containing protein, protein MSLKRVKAPVMFLPKHNYLKPVVVVVALLLIAALFCSCARPEPEPTAEGAEDAGKKKEKPAANAADLDRALTEAATEALGDREGAVLVMDPHTGRLRAVVNPRLAFEQAFPPGSTIKSFTALTAMRAGLIDNETRIPCRGKFSGDGFDIVCSHPKSKSPFNLPQALGYSCNHFFATLSGRLSFEAFKATLASAGLGAKTGVNAGGESAGVLRGGEWRVRDLLGEGDNLLVTPIQLLAAYCGLMNGGHIYRPRIDAAETFVTDERGSLYLEASQRAALIEGMRGAVVYGTAEKAALNSLPLFIFGKTGTSTASNGFRRQGWFVSFAADATSAAEATPESLELAVLVFIKRSHGSEGAVVSRRVFEEYVKRRGGEERAQGSDGEPGRRGQQDAKSPSVRVKMLSENRVATLSLEDYVLGVLSVEASVEDEVEALKAQAIVSRTFALKNLGRHASEGFDLCSNTHCQQYVSDDSRVSEKMRRAVAGTEREVLRDASGQPADAYFHAACGGFTANFASLWGAPGPSYLRGVRDDSCATMPNYEWTDEIPAAQIAKALASDPLTDAGRKIDDIVVTKRDATGRAENILIEGARRRQVSGWSFKMIVGRALGWNKLKSSRFSVTRSGSMFIFRGSGFGHGLGLCQNGAHVMARRGGTFEQILDKYFPGARISGEQSHAKAQNRKAAVFETGTNSLPSASLRLCAFALIPRQTLSSEHFHVSYPARIPRSEIEAALRTLEAARLDMFARAGPASLSLPAAAVEVVVHETTQAFTAATGQSWWAAGVTHGRRIELQPLNVLRRRRILTSTLRHEYAHSVMEANGGSGVPRWLAEGLAISFAGEGAMLLRFRSKTRLPLDELERKLARPASASEMRSLYAAAYREVQALIQKEGESSVWRRLGARASNAPAA, encoded by the coding sequence ATGTCGCTCAAGCGGGTGAAAGCGCCGGTCATGTTCCTGCCGAAGCATAACTACCTGAAGCCGGTTGTTGTGGTTGTCGCGCTGTTGCTGATCGCGGCGCTCTTCTGTTCTTGCGCGCGACCGGAACCGGAACCAACCGCAGAGGGCGCAGAGGACGCGGGGAAGAAAAAAGAGAAGCCCGCAGCAAACGCCGCTGATCTGGACCGCGCATTGACCGAAGCCGCGACCGAAGCGCTGGGCGATCGCGAAGGCGCGGTGCTCGTGATGGACCCTCACACCGGCCGCCTGCGCGCGGTAGTTAACCCGCGGCTCGCTTTCGAACAAGCCTTCCCGCCAGGTTCGACGATAAAGTCTTTCACCGCGCTAACCGCGATGAGGGCCGGCTTGATAGACAACGAAACGCGGATCCCGTGTCGTGGGAAATTCAGCGGGGACGGCTTCGACATCGTCTGCTCACATCCTAAAAGCAAATCGCCCTTCAATCTTCCGCAGGCGCTTGGCTATTCGTGCAATCACTTCTTCGCGACGCTCAGCGGGAGGCTGAGCTTCGAGGCGTTCAAAGCGACTCTCGCTTCGGCGGGATTGGGCGCCAAGACCGGGGTAAACGCAGGCGGCGAGTCGGCGGGAGTGCTTCGCGGCGGTGAGTGGCGGGTGCGCGACCTGCTCGGTGAAGGCGACAACTTGCTGGTTACGCCGATTCAGTTGCTGGCCGCGTACTGCGGGTTGATGAACGGCGGCCACATTTATCGACCGCGGATCGACGCGGCGGAAACGTTCGTTACCGATGAACGCGGAAGTCTTTACCTCGAGGCTTCCCAAAGGGCAGCTTTGATAGAGGGCATGCGCGGGGCGGTCGTGTATGGAACGGCGGAGAAGGCAGCGCTCAACTCGCTGCCGCTTTTCATCTTCGGCAAGACCGGCACGTCGACCGCGAGCAACGGATTCCGGCGTCAAGGCTGGTTCGTCAGCTTCGCCGCTGATGCAACCTCGGCAGCCGAAGCCACGCCTGAATCGCTCGAGCTGGCTGTGCTGGTATTCATCAAGCGCTCGCATGGCTCTGAGGGCGCCGTCGTTTCCCGTCGTGTTTTCGAAGAGTACGTGAAGCGTCGAGGAGGCGAGGAGCGCGCGCAAGGTAGCGACGGAGAACCTGGGCGGCGCGGCCAGCAAGACGCCAAGTCCCCGAGTGTGCGCGTCAAAATGCTGAGCGAGAACCGCGTGGCGACGCTTTCGCTTGAAGACTACGTGCTCGGCGTTCTTTCCGTTGAAGCGTCTGTTGAAGACGAAGTCGAAGCGCTCAAAGCACAGGCAATCGTCAGCCGCACATTCGCGCTCAAGAACCTCGGGCGTCACGCGAGCGAAGGCTTCGATCTATGCTCGAACACTCATTGCCAGCAATATGTGAGCGATGATTCGCGCGTTTCGGAGAAGATGCGCCGCGCGGTTGCCGGAACCGAGAGAGAAGTGTTGCGCGACGCGAGCGGGCAACCGGCCGATGCTTATTTTCATGCCGCTTGCGGCGGATTCACCGCGAACTTCGCATCGCTTTGGGGCGCACCCGGCCCGAGCTATCTGCGCGGCGTCCGCGACGACTCCTGCGCGACGATGCCGAATTATGAATGGACCGATGAAATTCCTGCCGCGCAGATTGCAAAGGCGCTCGCGAGCGACCCGCTCACCGACGCGGGAAGAAAGATCGACGATATCGTGGTGACAAAGAGAGACGCGACTGGCCGTGCAGAGAACATCTTGATCGAAGGCGCGCGCCGGCGACAGGTGTCGGGCTGGAGCTTCAAGATGATCGTGGGCCGCGCGCTTGGATGGAACAAGCTGAAGAGCTCGCGCTTCAGCGTGACCCGAAGCGGCTCGATGTTCATCTTTCGCGGAAGCGGGTTCGGCCACGGGCTCGGCTTGTGTCAGAACGGAGCTCACGTGATGGCGCGGCGGGGAGGGACGTTTGAGCAGATACTGGATAAGTATTTCCCCGGGGCTCGCATCTCTGGAGAGCAATCTCACGCAAAGGCGCAAAACCGCAAAGCCGCGGTTTTTGAGACCGGAACCAACTCGTTGCCTTCCGCGTCATTGCGTCTCTGCGCCTTTGCGTTGATTCCGCGCCAGACTCTCTCCAGCGAACACTTCCACGTCAGCTATCCCGCAAGAATCCCACGCTCCGAGATTGAGGCCGCGCTTCGAACGCTCGAGGCGGCGCGTTTGGATATGTTCGCTCGCGCAGGCCCGGCGTCGCTTTCTTTGCCGGCTGCCGCAGTCGAGGTGGTCGTCCACGAAACCACGCAAGCCTTCACCGCGGCGACCGGGCAATCGTGGTGGGCAGCAGGTGTTACGCACGGCCGGCGAATTGAGCTGCAGCCGCTCAACGTACTCAGGCGGCGCCGGATTCTTACGTCGACACTTCGGCACGAGTACGCTCACTCGGTAATGGAAGCAAACGGTGGAAGCGGCGTTCCTCGTTGGCTGGCCGAAGGGCTGGCTATCAGCTTCGCAGGCGAAGGCGCAATGCTCCTACGATTCAGGAGCAAGACGCGACTGCCGCTCGACGAGTTGGAACGAAAGCTTGCGCGCCCGGCGTCGGCCTCCGAGATGCGTTCGCTGTACGCCGCCGCTTATCGCGAGGTCCAAGCACTGATTCAGAAAGAAGGCGAGTCTAGCGTGTGGCGTCGCCTTGGAGCGCGCGCTTCCAACGCGCCGGCCGCGTAG
- a CDS encoding 2Fe-2S iron-sulfur cluster-binding protein gives MSESATATGGNGEPLFEAFLNRHEDRAWREVIQRLLPSIHEVDRKATEIWFHFFPLALLRALHQAEDPGQLAKKLSLYGKYLLQEQIDSSHEFLYGHRYWPQVKAAVSTLAASTNAPASLDLATQIRNVAAGVASLLKVDAPLLTGITAVAFMTLQQTGASAFKSSPGATGAYSAKSPEEILRERARDDKQGLLGFLRPDKIFTVSFNETDPSANFKLINTQHVTTAAANDKRDYNSREPRCIVLEGPIPVQCRTAACGTCWVGVLGGVEKLSEVAELERRRIKEFGYIDTEEPRPLIRLACQAQAYGNVSIVIPPWNGVFGKFIGEQKTES, from the coding sequence ATGAGTGAATCCGCGACAGCAACAGGCGGCAACGGCGAACCGCTATTCGAGGCTTTCTTAAACCGCCACGAGGACAGAGCCTGGCGCGAAGTTATCCAAAGGCTTTTGCCGTCGATCCACGAAGTCGACCGGAAGGCGACCGAGATTTGGTTTCACTTCTTCCCGCTCGCGCTTCTGAGAGCCTTGCATCAAGCAGAAGATCCCGGGCAACTGGCAAAGAAGCTTTCGCTTTATGGCAAGTACCTTCTGCAAGAGCAAATCGACTCGTCGCACGAATTTCTTTACGGCCATCGCTACTGGCCGCAGGTCAAAGCGGCGGTGAGCACATTGGCAGCTTCAACCAACGCTCCGGCAAGCCTCGATCTCGCGACTCAGATACGTAATGTTGCTGCCGGCGTCGCGAGCCTCCTGAAGGTGGACGCGCCGCTCCTTACGGGAATCACAGCCGTTGCATTCATGACCTTGCAACAGACCGGCGCTTCCGCCTTCAAGTCTTCACCAGGCGCGACCGGCGCATACTCAGCCAAATCGCCGGAAGAGATCCTGAGAGAGCGGGCGCGCGATGATAAGCAGGGTCTGCTCGGGTTTTTGCGCCCCGATAAGATATTCACCGTGTCTTTCAACGAAACCGACCCGAGCGCGAACTTCAAACTCATCAACACGCAGCACGTGACGACTGCCGCCGCCAACGACAAACGCGACTACAATTCGCGCGAGCCGCGCTGCATAGTCCTAGAAGGACCTATTCCTGTTCAGTGTCGCACCGCGGCGTGCGGCACCTGTTGGGTTGGCGTGCTTGGCGGGGTGGAGAAGCTCTCAGAAGTCGCCGAGCTCGAGCGCCGAAGAATCAAAGAATTTGGCTACATCGACACGGAAGAGCCCAGGCCGCTGATCAGGCTCGCGTGCCAGGCGCAAGCCTATGGCAATGTCTCGATCGTGATTCCACCCTGGAACGGAGTCTTCGGCAAGTTCATTGGCGAGCAAAAGACCGAGAGCTAA
- a CDS encoding DUF1990 domain-containing protein, giving the protein MFLVHRPTEEEIRRFLASQQHHPFSYPDPGITGLTPHGYTMDHSRIRLGNGEEVFQRAIEALKRWEMFNIGWVQLCWPDTPIQTGATVGVLAHQFGFWSLNACRIANVIEEDGEVRRSGFAYGTLPEHVERGQESFTIELQAKDDSVWYDILAYSTPNHLLAKLGYPITRALQKRFVRDSMKAMRRAV; this is encoded by the coding sequence ATGTTTCTCGTACATCGGCCCACCGAAGAGGAGATCCGCCGGTTTCTTGCCTCGCAACAGCATCACCCATTCTCCTATCCGGACCCCGGCATCACAGGGCTAACGCCTCACGGCTACACGATGGATCACAGCCGCATCAGGCTCGGCAACGGGGAGGAGGTCTTCCAGCGCGCGATTGAAGCGCTCAAGCGATGGGAGATGTTCAACATCGGTTGGGTGCAACTGTGCTGGCCGGACACGCCGATTCAGACGGGCGCCACAGTTGGGGTGCTTGCTCACCAGTTCGGCTTCTGGTCCCTGAACGCATGTCGAATAGCAAACGTGATCGAGGAAGACGGAGAGGTACGCAGGAGCGGCTTCGCATACGGCACTCTGCCCGAGCATGTAGAACGCGGCCAGGAGTCGTTCACGATCGAGCTGCAAGCCAAAGACGATTCGGTTTGGTACGACATCCTGGCTTATTCAACGCCGAACCACTTACTTGCGAAGCTTGGATATCCGATCACTCGCGCGTTGCAGAAACGATTCGTGCGCGACTCGATGAAAGCGATGCGGCGAGCTGTATGA